The genomic DNA AATTTCGATAACTTACTGATGAAAACCATGATTTTATCGATAACTACAGACGGATCGAAATCAAGATTCCGTCGGTAGATATTGACAAAAACTATAATTCTGTCGATAGGTACTGGAGGAAACCGCAATTTTGTCAATAGGTATCGATGGAAACCATGATTTTGTCGATATGTACCCACGAAAACCACAATTCCATCGGTAAGtatcataattaaaataaaattttaagaataGATTATCGACGGAATTCACGTTTCCGTCATTACTTTCCAACAAAATTTATGATTCCGTTGGTAATTAGCATTACAGAACAAGTTTCTGTTCactaattaccgacggaattataactTCCATTAGTAATTATCAACGGAACTACAGAATTTCGATAACTTACTGATGAAAACCATGATTTTATCGGTAACTACAGACGGATCGAAACCAAGATTCCATCGGTAGATATCGACAAAAACTATAATTCTGTTGATAGGTACAGGAGGAAATCATAATTCCATCGAAAGGTACCGACGGAAATTAACCATGATTTTGTCAATATGTACCGACGAAAACCACAATTCTATCGGTAAGTAtcgtaattaaaataaattttcaagaataGATTATCGACGGAATTCATGTTTCTGTTACTAATTTCCAACAAAATTTATGATTCCGTTGGTAATTAGCATTACAGAACAAGTTTCTGTCCactaattaccgacggaattataactTTCATTGATAATTACCAACGGAACTCTAATTCTTTATCTAAATATATAAATGGAAAACTAATTCTGTAGCTAAATTCTGTCGGTATATTTAGTTATGAAAATTTATTCCATCATTAGATAGCGACATAATGTAAATTTCGTTAGTAAaactattaatatatatattttgactaCCATATATTTTTCGTCATAATTTCATCACTAAATCAATATAGCGACTAAATAGCGCTGTTGTGAAGACGGATTTTTTTGATAGTGGATGTTACTTGCTTCTAGACATATAttgttataaatttaaaatattaggaAGGATGTTACTtgcttctaagttcaaattcaatttcctttCCGCTCCTTGCATGTGTACCATTTATTGAATCTCAAAAACATCATATCATTCCATCCTTCTTTAATCTCTAACATATCTTAAGCCATCGAAGCACACAAACTCACCACGCCATGTTATGATCGACAAGCTTTGTGTTTGTTCTATCAAGTCCTTATGCAACTTAACACACATTAAACATATAGACAGACCTAATTTAACTCATTTGCCAAACCTATCAAATAATATGCTCGAACACGACTACTCAAGGTAGGATGACACTAACATTAATACCTAACTTTAATTTGGAACATCATCGAGTCAATACTAGAAGCAAGTGTTAGTTATAAATGTACACGTAACAATTTCAAAAATGGCCATAACATTTTACCTTTGCTAAACATGATTTTTTTGACAGTACACTCAAGTAACTTACATAGAATGCAAATATGTATATGATAGTCATTTTATTACATTATTCAAAGTAAAACCAGTTGCAACAATCTTTGGTAGGATGATCCTCCACTCAAGTGGAAAATCATTATTTGTCCATAATTATTAGATAATTTCCAACATAACATTAGCTAAGGTTTATGCATTTATTAATCTCATTCATAAATCTTTGCTCATGCTCCTTCATGACTGATGTTCCTTCAAAACGCACACCGTCCTTAGGCAAAGGCTGCTTTAGAATGATGCCGCCAGCAAGGGGAGAGTCATGTATTATAGGCCAAATAGAATGGGGTCTTCCCCATCCATAGTCTGTTTCATAAAACTCTATCCATCTCCAATCTGTCAAAGTCAAATTATTGTAGCTAATTGAAATCTTATATGGATCTTCCTTGAAGTTGGCTGAAGCCCATTCCTTAAACTTTGTGGGTAAACTTTCTTTAGCATCTCTAATCAACCTCACCAATTCTGCAAGTGATGCCTTCATGATTTGCTCACTAGCTGCTGTGGCTGTTAATAAATAGATGCAATTTCCATAGTAGCCCCGCGCCTCTGGCAACTGATCTAATAAATGACGAAAGTCAGCTacaaagctaagagaaacatctCCTATGGCATCGATTGCTTGTGTTCGACATTTCCATATAATTGCACTCACGATTTCAAAGGTGGTGAATTGAATATTGGATGTCTCTTTTGCGATTTGTTCCTTCAGTCTTCTAATTGTTTGAATTGAGAAATCATATGTGGAATTCACAATGCCAAACTTAGTTGTGATAGATAATGAATCTGACTTCGAGAGCATTGGAGGGTCTGAGAAGACCTCTCTATGCCAGATCGGATTGACAGAGGGATGAGTTTGGCCGCATGCAATCTCACCGATAGCTTTTAAGAATTGTCCAAAACCGAGGCCATCGAACACCAAGTGATTGAATTTGATTCCGACAATAAATCCACCACACTGAAAATGAGTCACCTATGCATGcacatttaattaatttactatcaATAAATATTTGATAATGATCTatgattgtaaaaaaaaattctaaattgcaCAAGAAGTGTTATTCagagaactttttttttttttttttttgcaactacATGCATTACTTTACTTAACAACCTGACTGATTGATTTGGAAAAATAAATACAGaaagagataaaattttattttatatatcccAACACAGTGAAAAAGATACACCAACGGAGATTGAAATTTTACGAATATAAATTTCATCGGTCAACAATATCAGAGCTATGGTTAAGATGTGGTCGCATGGGGAACTTGATAAACTCTCGAGGTGATGCTCTAGGTATTTCACATGGAGAATTATTatgattaattataattaaagtcTCGTattaaaaatatatgcaacagaTTATAAAATTACAAGTGGAAGATATTGTCTACGAAAATCACTTGAATATAGTCCTACTTAATTGCCTCAATGTAGACAATATCATAGAGTAtgttaaaaaataaacttaattatagAATAGAATAAATGAGCTGGTAGTGGATAGATATAGAATGGATGAGGTGACAATCATGATAGGAATAAGAGTTTTGTggagataaaataataataataaaaaataagagtCATGATTATCTGAGATTGGGGGGCGTTTGatttagggtaataggagtggggaatgagaatgagaatgagaatcattgattcccattgttaatgtttggattataggaataggaatacaaataagggaataaatccttgaaattgggtaatgactcattcccatgtacctccccttcaatgaaccattaccctattttcatcaatcaaaatattcccttattccaaaaatacccttgacttaaaactaaaattttctccattaatatcaaatatcaaaatatatttatttattttttctttcatatcacttatttctccttattctctctcattatattttctctt from Zingiber officinale cultivar Zhangliang chromosome 4A, Zo_v1.1, whole genome shotgun sequence includes the following:
- the LOC121971597 gene encoding acyl transferase 4-like, with the protein product MSMAPCRVTKVREELLVPFEPTPCATLPLSSIDHALGLAFMVEMISVHPYNNREHRLHGSSLTAAKVIREALAKALVPYYPVAGRLVYSDGGHVEVTCNGEGVWFVEAAVTNDSLGNMNEWESIPDSIVKEELLPSSPAYMKQEEMILMMQVTHFQCGGFIVGIKFNHLVFDGLGFGQFLKAIGEIACGQTHPSVNPIWHREVFSDPPMLSKSDSLSITTKFGIVNSTYDFSIQTIRRLKEQIAKETSNIQFTTFEIVSAIIWKCRTQAIDAIGDVSLSFVADFRHLLDQLPEARGYYGNCIYLLTATAASEQIMKASLAELVRLIRDAKESLPTKFKEWASANFKEDPYKISISYNNLTLTDWRWIEFYETDYGWGRPHSIWPIIHDSPLAGGIILKQPLPKDGVRFEGTSVMKEHEQRFMNEINKCINLS